The Cyclobacterium amurskyense genome contains the following window.
TTTAGAGATCTGATTGCCTTGGTTTCCCAGAAATACACCTTTCGGAACAAATCCAGCCAGCAAAGCTTTTATTACCAACAACGTTTCAATAGTGCTGAATCTGAGGATACGGCAACTGTAGCCGCATTTCTTAGTGAAGTGGAAATAAAGGGAGAAGGAAAATGGGATCTTCCTAATGTTATTCAACTATTTGGCCTTGAAGAATTGAAAAATAAATCCTTAATAAAACTTTCCAATGGGGAGTCCAGAAGGTTGGCAATGGCACAAGCCTTGTTGAAAAATCCAAAGCTGTTATTAATAGATATGCCTTTGGTGGGACTGGATGTGGAAACGAGGGCTAGTTTTGAAGGGATACTCAAGTCCATCCAAAAATCAGGAGTTCAGATTATCATGACATCTTCTGCTAGGGAAGTTCCTGAGTCCGTTGATAAGATTGCCTGGATAAGTGGAGGGAAGTTAGCAGTGGTTGAGGATAGGGATAGCCTTATCCCCTTGGAAAATGAGGCCTTTTCAATGTTTGATTTTTCTCCTGAGGTTTTTGATGGATTATTGGAGGGCCTTGGAGCGGCTTACTCAGGTCAGGAAATTATAAAAATGAGTAATGTGACCATCAAATACGGTCAAAAAAAATTACTTGATAACCTCTCTTGGCAAGTGTTGCATGGTGAAAAATGGCTGATAAAAGGCCATAATGGTGCAGGGAAATCAACCCTAATTAGTATAGTGCTTGGTGAAAACCCTCAAGCTTACGCCAATGATATTTCCCTTTTTGGTAGGAGAAGAGGTACTGGGGAGAGTATATGGGATATTAAGCGTCCCATTGGTTTTGTTTCTGCAGAATTGGCCCGGTATTTTCCCGCCAACCAAACTTGTAAAAAGGTGGTGGCTTCTGGTTTTTTTGATACAATGGGACTGTTTAAAAAACTAAACAAAGACCAAGAAGTAATTGTGGATAAATGGCTTGAAGCTTTTAGATTGTCTCATTTGAGTGAATTGAGGTTGAGCCAGGTAAGTCTGGAAGAGCAACGGTTTTGTCTTTTGGCCAGGGCCATGATTAAATCTCCAGCTTTGTTAGTTCTTGATGAGGCCTCCCAAGGCATGGATGAAGAGCAAAGAAGTAGGTTCAAGTCTACTATCGAGTTTTTCTGTAAAGAAACGAACTTGACTTTGCTTCTTGTAAGTCATTATAACGAGGATATCCCAGACTGTATAGGGCATACACTTAAATTAAAACAAGGAAAAGCAATTAAATAAGTAGAACCAATGACCATAGAAGAAGCACAAAAGCAAGTAGACGAATGGATTAATACCACAGGAGTAAGGTATTTTAGTGAGTTGACCAATATGGCTATTTTGACAGAAGAGGTGGGAGAGGTAGCACGAATTATGTCACGGAAGTATGGAGAACAATCCTTTAAAGAAAGTGACAAAGAGGTCGATTTGGGTGATGAAATGGCAGATGTTTTATGGGTATTGCTTTGTCTGGCCAATCAAACAGGAATAGACCTTAATAAAGCTTTTGAAAGAAATTTTGAGAAAAAAAACAAGAGGGACAAGGATAGGCATAAGAACAACGAGAAACTGAAATGATTGGCAGGGCGTTTTGATTTCCGAAATAGTTTATAGACCATGCGATTTCGGGTTGATAATTTCAAACTGCATGATTTTACTATCGATTGCATCGTTCCTCTGTTGAGGGACGAAAATTTCTTCACAGTTGGTTTAAATAGGGATTGAAAGTAAGCGTCAATATGGTTTTATTTCCTCCCCTACAGCAATTATTCCCTTATCCAAAGCGATAAGGTTTTGGCCAAATAATATCTTCCCACCGACATTTCTGTATTGTGCCAAAGTCTTTAATGGCTCCTTGCCTTTTGTTCCTGTTTCTTGGTTAATTGTTGTCATTACGCATCTTGCGCAAGGTTTTGTGACTCTAAACCTTAGCTGACCTATTTGAATGTCTTTCCAATCATCTTCAGCGAAAGCCTGCCCACCCGTAAAAACTATATTTGGACGGAACCTTGTCATTGGCAGTGGTTCTTTCAGTTTGCTATTTAGATCGTCCAGTGAGGATTGACCAATAAGGAGAAATGGCATACTGTCTGCAAAGCTCACATGCTCATTGTTAAAGCTGTACTTGTTTTCGATATACCTTTTATTTTCCAGGTCCATTTTTACTAAATGACAATTGACATTTAGCTGGCTTGAAAACCACTTGTCGACTTCAGCAGAAACATGGATTGTGGTTACGGCATCGTCCCAGACATTACTTTTAATCTTTTCACCAGAAAGCTCATCAATAGGTATTTTAATCCTTTCACTAGTTTTTAGGCTGTGATACACAAGGAGATGGTCTTTCCCTAGGGCTACCTGTAGTAGTGCCATTTCGGGTAGGGTACGTTGGGTGAGAAATTTCCCATTCTGATCTACAAGCATCCAGTTTCTATCATATTGAAAACCGGAAACTTCTACATTGGCATCGATTAAATTTATTCCACCCAGAGATTTGATTGGGTAAATGTTGATTTGTGAGATTTTCATTTTGATTGAAAAGGTTGGCTTGTCTTGTTGATGTCGGTTGCTACTAGTGCAATATTATGCGAAAAATTGACATTTATAAAGATAACCTGTCATAATTTATGACAATGTGGCATTAATTTCACGAATAATTCACTTGGCACATTGGTTGTTATAGTAGTTTTGTGTTTAAAACGAAAACGACAAAATTTATATAATTATGGGAAAAATTATCGGTATTGATTTGGGTACTACCAACTCATGCGTCGCTGTAATGGAAGGTAATGAACCAGTGGTCATTCAGAACAGTGAAGGAAGAAGAACCACCCCCTCTATAGTGGCATTTTTGGATAATGGAAACGGCGAAAGAAAAGTTGGAGACCCTGCTAAACGTCAGGCAATTACCAACCCAGCAAATACCATTTCTTCTGTTAAGAGGTTTATGGGGAAAAAATATTCTGAGATTTCAGATGACAAAAAGCATGCGTCTTATAAGGTAGAAAAAGGACCAAATGACACTGTGGCTATCAAAATTGGTGACAGGTCTTATACTGCACAAGAACTTTCTGCAATGATTCTTCAAAAAATGAAATCAACTGCAGAAGATTTCTTAGGTCAGGAAGTGACAGAGGCTGTTATTACAGTTCCGGCCTATTTCAATGATTCAGAAAGACAAGCTACAAAAGAAGCCGGTCAAATTGCGGGTCTTGAAGTGAAAAGGATCATCAATGAGCCTACTGCCGCGGCATTGGCATATGGTTTAGACAAGAAAAATGCAGACATGAAAATTGCTGTATTTGACCTTGGTGGAGGTACATTCGATATTTCTGTATTGGAATTAGGTGACGGTGTATTTGAAGTTAAATCTACTAACGGTGATGTTCACTTAGGTGGTGATGACTTTGATCAAGTGATAATCGACTGGCTTGCAAGTGAATTTAAATCAGAGGAGGACATTGATCTTAAAAATGATCCAATGGCACTTCAGAGATTAAAAGAAGCTGCTGAGAAAGCTAAGATTGAACTTTCAAGTTCTTCTGCAACGGAAATCAATTTGCCTTATATTACTGCTACACAGACTGGACCTAAGCACTTGGTGAGAAGTTTGTCAAGAGCTAAATTTGAGCAATTGTCAGATAGTCTTGTAAAAAGATCTATGGAGCCTGTCCGTAAAGCAATGGCTGATGCTTCTATGTCTCCTTCAGACATTGATGAAGTAATACTTGTAGGTGGATCCACAAGGATTCCTAAGATTCAAGAGGAAGTTGAGAAATTCTTCGGTAAGAAACCTTCTAAAGGTGTAAATCCAGATGAGGTTGTTGCTATTGGTGCAGCAATTCAAGGTGGAGTACTTACAGGAGAAGTGAAAGATGTTCTTTTGCTTGATGTAACACCTCTTTCTTTGGGTATAGAAACAATGGGTGGTGTATTTACCAAATTGATTGAGTCTAACTCAACTATTCCAACTAAAAAATCTGAGGTTTTCTCAACTGCAGCTGACAATCAGCCAGCAGTGGACATTCATGTCCTTCAAGGGGAAAGATCGATGGCCAAAGACAATAGAACAATCGGAAGATTTCAGTTGTCAGATATCCCGCCTTCTCCAAGAGGAGTTCCTCAAATTGAAGTAACTTTTGATATAGATGCCAATGGTATCCTTAATGTGTCTGCCAAAGACAAAGGAACTGGTAAAGAGCAAAAGATCAAAATTGAAGCTTCTTCTGGATTGACAGAGGAGGAAATCGAAAGAATGAAAAAAGAAGCCGAAGCAAATGCTGCTACGGATAAAGAGGAGAAAGAAAAAATCGATAAAATCAACCAGGCTGATAGTTTGATTTTCCAAACAGAGAAACAACTTAAAGAGTTTGGAGACAAATTGTCTGAAGGAAACAAAACCGCAGTTTCTGGTGCTTTGGAACAGCTTAAAGCTGCACATCAAAGTCAAGATCTAGCAGGAATTGAATCTGGAATGGAAGCCTTAAATACAGCATGGAGTGCAGCTTCTCAGGAGATGTACAATGCTACTCAAGGTGCAGAAGGTGGAGCTGGTCAGCCAGGACCTGATGCGGCAACTGAAGACGCTTCAGGTGACGGTGTTTCAGATGTTGATTACGAAGAGGTAAATGAAGAAGATAAGAAATAATATTCTTCATTTATATAGAATAAGTTAAAAATAATGGTGTCTTCGGTTGTCGGAGATGCCATTGTTTTTATTGTACCTTAGGTTTATTTCCTAAACAATAACCAATCTATTAAAGGTCGAAATTGCTTTAGAGGCAGTCATTTCGGCACAATTTTAAGCTTTGTCAATCTGGTGCTAAGGTTTAGTTTCGTATTAGTCTGTTTTATAGGACTACGTTTCTTGATTAGTGACCTATTGCTTAAAGAGGATTTTTATTTCCATACTATTAGCGTTAAATAAATACCGGCATGCAGTTAACATCCGAAAACAAACTTAAAAAACTGATTATTGTTGGCGATCGGCTTTTGATAAAATTAAAAAAGCCAAACCAAAAAACATCCAGTGGGCTTTATTTACCTCCTGGAGTTCAGGAAAAAGATAAAGTTCAACAAGGCTATATTATTAAAGCTGGACCAGGATATCCGATTCCTTTACCTGTAGAAGATGACGAGCCATGGAAAGACCAGGCCGAAAATGTTAAATACATTCCTTTGCAGGCAAAAGAGGGAGATTTAGCCATTTTTCTTTTGAATGGTGCCTTTGAAGTTATGTATGAAGGGGAGAAATATTTTATTGTCCCTCAAAGTGCCATTTTAATGTTGGAAAGAGAAGAAGAGCTTTAGAACAGACTAATTAAGTAAATTATGCCTTTCAGTATCTATTGCGATAAGTGTTTATTTCTGAAAAAGGACAATTAGTTGTTGACAGAGATCACTTTAAAATAAGCCATTTTGTAACTGAGTTTAATTTATTCAGAGTAAAGCTTGGTAGGAATCGATAAATACGAACATTGTGTCGTGTTTCAAGTCAAATATTTTAGTTAAGTGGGTCTTGCCTTTATTGGTGGATCCACTTTTTTTTGTCCAGCTTTATTGACTTGTGAAAAGGGGTACCTGGTAGGTGAGTAGTGAGTTAAACCCGGATTATGTAATAGGATTTCTCCGTCCTGACAATAGTCAGGGGTGAAGCCTGTCCCGTGTTTGCGGGAAGTGTTGCAATCGCAAGAAAATCAGGCTGTTTGGATATTTTAGCATAGCACCGCTATGGTGAAATTGAAAACAGCAACGAAGTGGCTGATTTTAAAGCGATTTCAGCACGTAATAGAATGTCTATTGCCTATTTCGGGTTAAAGCAATTTTCTTAGGACAAATAAAATTAGGCGTTCAATTCATTATTAAAACTTAGATAAATGAGCTTTTTGAAGTTTTGTTAACAATTTTCTTGGTTTAAGGGTTTATTGATCTATGGGTTTTACAAAGCAGGGTTGTTTACAATTTCCCTCTCAAAAAATTTGTATTTTGCATTTCCTTTTATGCTTTCTTTACAATTTTTCAGATTTATTGAGTGTTAAACCAGATTAATTTGTAGTTTAATGGGGATTTTATCACCAAAATGCGACTACACTGAGTACTTGTTTCTTAACTAATTAGATTTATAAAAACGTCTAATATAGTTTGACCCGAGAGTGCGGTCTATTGAGATTGCTTGTTCTATTGCAGTTAAATTTTTATCCTAGAAAAACTTTAATTGAAGAAAATGATTAACCCATCTATTTTTGAAAAAATCCCAAAAACTGATCTCCTGAATTTTTTAAAATCTCACTTTAATGAAGGAATATTGAGTTTTACAAAAGAGGAGGAATGGAATGCCGAATGTAATGAGGACATGTTGGCTACACTTGGTTTTTCTGAAGATAGTGGGCTGTTTCCTGGTCTATTTAATTTAATGAAGATTGGAGAAAAAGAACTTTTAATTGCTTTTTTAGAGAGAGCCGAATCTGAGGCCATTCAAAATTATACGATTAAGCTTCACTCGATGAATGGAAAGGTAATGACTTTGAAGCTAAATGGGTTTGGCCTTCCTGATTCCAATGCAGAGAAAGCAAGTGAATTTATTTTTTTTATTGAGAACTTAACTGAAGCTATAGAGAAGGAGAGTTTTCATCACCAATGTAACCTCAAATCTAAGATTGGGTATTGGAGCATCGATCTCGAGAATAATTTACCGGAATGGAGTGCGGTTACCCGTCTTATTCATGAAGTGCCCGATGATTATGTGCCATCGATGGAAGAAGCACTTGACTTTTATAAAGAAGGGAAAAGTCGAGAGGCTATTAAGAAGGCATTTGATAATACTTTAAAGACAGGAGAATCTTATGAGCTTGATCTAATATTAATTACCTATACCAAAAAAGAAAAGTGGGTAAGAGCAATTGGTCAGGCAGAATTTATTGATGGAAAACCAGTAAGGGTTTTTGGGACTTTTCAGGATATACATAGTAAAAAAATTGCTCAGTTAAATTGGGCTGCTGAACAAGAAAAGTTTAAATATGCAGTACAAGGTACTAATTTGGGCATTTGGGAGTGGAACGTTCAAACTGGTGAGACCATCTTTAATGATAGGTGGGCGGAAATTCTCGGGTATAAAGTAAGTGAATTAGAACCTCTTAATTTTCAAACTTGGGTAAACTTAATGGATCCTGAGGGTTTAAAAGTTGCAGAATCTAATTTGCAAGCCTGTTTTGAGGGGAAAACCGATTATTATGAATGTGAATTCAAAATGAGGCATAAGGATGGATCCAGCAGGTGGATTCATGCAAGGGGGAAGGTAATATCCTACACAGATGATGGTGAGCCAAAAATAATGTTTGGAACCCATCAGGACATTAATTTCTCAAAGTTAAAGGTCCAAAAACAAGCTATTTTTATTTCACAGGCACCTATTGCAATAGCAATGTTTGATAGGGAAGTTAAATACCTGGCAGTCTCCGAAAAATGGATGTCAGACAATGATATTGAAGACCAGTCTGTGATAGGGCAGTCTCACTATGAAGTTTTTCCTGAGATAGGTGAGGATTGGAAAAGAATCCATAGGGAATGTCTTGCGGGTGCAACCAGAAGTAAAAAAGAGGATAAATTTGTAAAAGATGATGGTACTGTTCAGTGGTTGTCTTGGGAAGTGAAGCCTTGGTATGATGAGGAAAACAATATTGGAGGTATAATCATGTATACTGAGGATGTTACAGAAAATAAAATTGTGAGCGAAAAGCTAGCGATTTCTTTAAATGCCTTTCAAAGGAATTTTGAGAATGCGGGGATTGGAATGGCCATCGTGTCTATAGAAGGGAAATGGCTTAATGTCAATGACAAAATCTGTGATATGATTGGATACAGTAAGTCAGAATTTCAAGAACTGACTTTCCAAGACATAACCCATCCTGATGATTTGGCTTCTGATCTAGCTTTCCTTAAAGAGGTAATAGCCGGTAAGAGGCAGACCTATCAGGTGCAGAAAAGGTATGTTCATAAAATGGGGCATGAAGTTTCTGCCATTTTGGTCGTTTCGGTTGTGAAAGATACCAATAATAAAATCTTGTATTTTATCTCACAACTTATAGATATCACGGCCTTAAAAAATGCGCAAAACCAAATTTCTACGCTTCTCCAAACAACACAGAAACAAAATGATCGCTTGAAAAATTTCGCTCACATAGTTTCTCATAACTTAAGGTCACACTCTTCAGGAATGAACATGTTACTTGAGTTATTGGAATTTGAGCACCCAAATTTATTTGACATGGAGATTATTGGTTTACTTAAAAAAGGAGGAGTCAATCTTTCAGAAACCATTGAACACTTAACTGAAATAGTAAACATAAACTTAAATGAGACTGCGGAATTGGAGCGTGTAGAATTGTCTAATATTATAAATAAAACGATTGA
Protein-coding sequences here:
- a CDS encoding ATP-binding cassette domain-containing protein; the encoded protein is MKNKNVFLEIKEATVQSLGKTVFKNLNFTVQNGESWAILGDSGKERTLFLETLLGRTTLVEGSIEWPFAAEYQVKQRDLGVINSFRDLIALVSQKYTFRNKSSQQSFYYQQRFNSAESEDTATVAAFLSEVEIKGEGKWDLPNVIQLFGLEELKNKSLIKLSNGESRRLAMAQALLKNPKLLLIDMPLVGLDVETRASFEGILKSIQKSGVQIIMTSSAREVPESVDKIAWISGGKLAVVEDRDSLIPLENEAFSMFDFSPEVFDGLLEGLGAAYSGQEIIKMSNVTIKYGQKKLLDNLSWQVLHGEKWLIKGHNGAGKSTLISIVLGENPQAYANDISLFGRRRGTGESIWDIKRPIGFVSAELARYFPANQTCKKVVASGFFDTMGLFKKLNKDQEVIVDKWLEAFRLSHLSELRLSQVSLEEQRFCLLARAMIKSPALLVLDEASQGMDEEQRSRFKSTIEFFCKETNLTLLLVSHYNEDIPDCIGHTLKLKQGKAIK
- a CDS encoding PAS domain S-box protein, with translation MSFTKEEEWNAECNEDMLATLGFSEDSGLFPGLFNLMKIGEKELLIAFLERAESEAIQNYTIKLHSMNGKVMTLKLNGFGLPDSNAEKASEFIFFIENLTEAIEKESFHHQCNLKSKIGYWSIDLENNLPEWSAVTRLIHEVPDDYVPSMEEALDFYKEGKSREAIKKAFDNTLKTGESYELDLILITYTKKEKWVRAIGQAEFIDGKPVRVFGTFQDIHSKKIAQLNWAAEQEKFKYAVQGTNLGIWEWNVQTGETIFNDRWAEILGYKVSELEPLNFQTWVNLMDPEGLKVAESNLQACFEGKTDYYECEFKMRHKDGSSRWIHARGKVISYTDDGEPKIMFGTHQDINFSKLKVQKQAIFISQAPIAIAMFDREVKYLAVSEKWMSDNDIEDQSVIGQSHYEVFPEIGEDWKRIHRECLAGATRSKKEDKFVKDDGTVQWLSWEVKPWYDEENNIGGIIMYTEDVTENKIVSEKLAISLNAFQRNFENAGIGMAIVSIEGKWLNVNDKICDMIGYSKSEFQELTFQDITHPDDLASDLAFLKEVIAGKRQTYQVQKRYVHKMGHEVSAILVVSVVKDTNNKILYFISQLIDITALKNAQNQISTLLQTTQKQNDRLKNFAHIVSHNLRSHSSGMNMLLELLEFEHPNLFDMEIIGLLKKGGVNLSETIEHLTEIVNINLNETAELERVELSNIINKTIESVYPIAMQEGVEIINEVKSEVHVSGFSAYIESIVLNFVTNGIKYKSQERDSYLKVRLKFHEDTVEIQFEDNGLGIDLKKNGGSLFGMYKTFHRHKDSRGIGLFITKNQIESIGGSVSVESKVGEGTLFSVFLLKDDKI
- a CDS encoding co-chaperone GroES, whose protein sequence is MQLTSENKLKKLIIVGDRLLIKLKKPNQKTSSGLYLPPGVQEKDKVQQGYIIKAGPGYPIPLPVEDDEPWKDQAENVKYIPLQAKEGDLAIFLLNGAFEVMYEGEKYFIVPQSAILMLEREEEL
- the dnaK gene encoding molecular chaperone DnaK codes for the protein MGKIIGIDLGTTNSCVAVMEGNEPVVIQNSEGRRTTPSIVAFLDNGNGERKVGDPAKRQAITNPANTISSVKRFMGKKYSEISDDKKHASYKVEKGPNDTVAIKIGDRSYTAQELSAMILQKMKSTAEDFLGQEVTEAVITVPAYFNDSERQATKEAGQIAGLEVKRIINEPTAAALAYGLDKKNADMKIAVFDLGGGTFDISVLELGDGVFEVKSTNGDVHLGGDDFDQVIIDWLASEFKSEEDIDLKNDPMALQRLKEAAEKAKIELSSSSATEINLPYITATQTGPKHLVRSLSRAKFEQLSDSLVKRSMEPVRKAMADASMSPSDIDEVILVGGSTRIPKIQEEVEKFFGKKPSKGVNPDEVVAIGAAIQGGVLTGEVKDVLLLDVTPLSLGIETMGGVFTKLIESNSTIPTKKSEVFSTAADNQPAVDIHVLQGERSMAKDNRTIGRFQLSDIPPSPRGVPQIEVTFDIDANGILNVSAKDKGTGKEQKIKIEASSGLTEEEIERMKKEAEANAATDKEEKEKIDKINQADSLIFQTEKQLKEFGDKLSEGNKTAVSGALEQLKAAHQSQDLAGIESGMEALNTAWSAASQEMYNATQGAEGGAGQPGPDAATEDASGDGVSDVDYEEVNEEDKK
- a CDS encoding nucleotide pyrophosphohydrolase gives rise to the protein MTIEEAQKQVDEWINTTGVRYFSELTNMAILTEEVGEVARIMSRKYGEQSFKESDKEVDLGDEMADVLWVLLCLANQTGIDLNKAFERNFEKKNKRDKDRHKNNEKLK
- a CDS encoding MOSC domain-containing protein, yielding MKISQINIYPIKSLGGINLIDANVEVSGFQYDRNWMLVDQNGKFLTQRTLPEMALLQVALGKDHLLVYHSLKTSERIKIPIDELSGEKIKSNVWDDAVTTIHVSAEVDKWFSSQLNVNCHLVKMDLENKRYIENKYSFNNEHVSFADSMPFLLIGQSSLDDLNSKLKEPLPMTRFRPNIVFTGGQAFAEDDWKDIQIGQLRFRVTKPCARCVMTTINQETGTKGKEPLKTLAQYRNVGGKILFGQNLIALDKGIIAVGEEIKPY